One window of Papio anubis isolate 15944 chromosome 10, Panubis1.0, whole genome shotgun sequence genomic DNA carries:
- the SPEGNB gene encoding SPEG neighbor protein: MSKAAPAKKSVAAAPPPGCTLDINDPQVQSAAIRIQASYRGHRSRKELREKGPPRVLEPLKDVVLIEGSAAKLTCRISAFPDPFIRWSKDGKELRDGPKYRYVFEDPDVVALVVRDGELADLGQYSINVTNPFGQCSDSARILVEVPAKIQKGPDNTKARKGATVTLTAEILGEPAPDVGWTKDGEDIEEDDRVFFEIGSTTTTLTIRRAIPQDSGKYEVYVENSLGMDQSFARVDVA, encoded by the exons ATGTCTAAAGCAGCTCCTGCCAAAAAGTCAGTAGCTGCGGCCCCACCTCCTGGATGTACCCTGGACATCAATGACCCACAGGTCCAGAGTGCGGCCATTCGCATCCAGGCCTCTTACCGAGGCCACAG GTCCCGGAAGGAGCTGCGCGAGAAGGGGCCGCCGCGGGTACTGGAGCCGCTGAAGGACGTGGTGCTGATTGAGGGCAGCGCAGCCAAGCTCACTTGCCGCATTTCGGCTTTCCCGGACCCATTCATCCGCTGGAGTAAGGACGGCAAGGAGCTACGTGACGGGCCCAAGTACCGCTACGTCTTCGAGGACCCTGACGTGGTGGCACTGGTGGTGCGCGACGGCGAGCTGGCAGACCTAGGCCAGTACAGCATCAACGTCACCAACCCCTTCGGCCAGTGCTCCGACTCGGCGCGCATCCTCGTGGAAG TCCCGGCGAAGATTCAGAAGGGACCCGACAACACTAAGGCGCGCAAAGGCGCCACCGTGACGCTGACTGCGGAGATCCTGGGAGAGCCTGCGCCCGACGTGGGCTGGACCAAGGACGGGGAGGACATCGAGGAGGATGACAG GGTGTTCTTCGAGATCGGCAGCACCACCACGACGCTGACCATTCGCCGGGCCATACCCCAGGACAGCGGCAAGTACGAGGTGTAcgtggagaacagcctgggcatgGACCAGAGCTTCGCTCGCGTGGACGTAGCCTGA